In Salvelinus namaycush isolate Seneca chromosome 16, SaNama_1.0, whole genome shotgun sequence, the sequence TCTTGAGCACCTGCTTAGCCTTCTCCAGAGGGACCTCTTGAGTGTCCCTAGAGTTGGTCACCGGCTTGTTGTCGTTGTTTTCCAGCCTGATGTGCCTCAGCTGGCTATTAGGCACGTCTTTCACAAACAGCCAGTCCACGTCAAACTTGCCTTTCCACTTGTCCTGCGCCCAAACGCCAGCACTGGTGCCGTAGTCCACGGGCGAGAGCATCTCTGCCACGCCACAGAAGTGGCCGCTGCCATTGACGCTGAACAGCAAATAGACAGGGCCTTTGGCATTGATGGCACGGAAGGCTGAGTCCAGACGCTTGTTACCGTGCTCTGTGCTGCACCAGATGGAGTACTTGATGGAACGGTGGATGTCGTCCTCAGAGTAGCTCTTGATGATGAACACGCGGCCGTTCTTCAGGTTCCAGTCAAACTCCTTAGGGTTGTAGCTATGGGCAGCCCGCAGATTATCCAGAACCGGGTGGTTCTCTAGACCTGGGCCAGAACCTGGAGGCACACCTCCACCCCCACCACTAGAGGAACCGCTGTTGtccatgctgccaccaccgtagCCCGGGTTACGGTTGCGTGGAGCAACCCAGCGGGTCTGAGGGGGTGGGGCTGAGTTGTGGTTCTGGTATGACTGTGGGGGGGGCGGGCCCATGGTCATCTGCTGCACAAGGGACTGGGCAGATTGAACAGACTGCTGAGTGGGAGGGGGGAGCCCGTGGGGGAGGTGGGCATGGCCATGAGAGTGGAGCTGCTGCTGGTGGTGGGACAGTGGAGGGGCCACTTTGCTTATAGACCCCTTGTTATCCCATGTCCCAATGTCCATGTTGTGTTTGATGGGTGGTGGTGGCAGGGCTCCCCCCATGGGCATGCCTGGCTTGGCCTTCAGCTGCTGTGGCTTGGCTGGTTTGCTGGCGATAGCAGCCCAGGATGTGGGCTTAGGAGGGGGCATGCCAATTGGTGTTCCACCATTGCCTGTAGAAACAGCCTGAGCCACAGCACCACCGCCGATCACAGAGCCCACACTCTTCACGCCTGAGCCATTGCCCGACACATCCCCACCTATCTTCAGCCCCAGCATCCCCTGCTCCAGGCTGTTCATGCCTGGTGCCTTGCTCAGAGTGTCACTGTGGAACCCTGTCTGACCATCAGGGACTAGTGTGCCCCCCAGGGAGCTGGGAGGGTAGCTGTAGCTGCCACCATAAGCTGAACTCTGAGTCTGCTGGCCTTGAGACCCACTGGTACCCCAGGTGGAGAAGGCTGGGTTCTCAGGGAAAAAGTTAAACCTATGTGGGTAGATGCTGCTGCCAAGCCCCCCAGGCTGGCCAAAAACGGTGTCATGCATGAAGTGGTGGTCTCCATTGCTAAGGGGCGCATAGGGGGTCAGGTAAGGGATCGGGGGGTCGCCACCGGTGGACCAAGGGGCCTCGCTCAGGGGGTAGGGGAATCCAATGGAGGGGGCATAGTAGCTGGACAGGTAAGGGTCAGTCATGGATTGGTAGCTGTTGTTCTAGAGAAAAAAAGGAGTGTAAATACAATTTTGAAATCCTGATATATCAACATGACCTACCACCACAAACTCCAATGACCGTTAGCTTATACCCCAAAAACTCTGATTTTAGGACCAAAGGGCCATGCGTGCAGTGCTTAAGGCATCATCAGTAATTATGCAAATGTGTAACAATATCAGCTAACAACGTAGCCAAGCAAACTTCCCGTCCTCCTGTGAGACAATATTGAGTTGTGTTCCTCCCTGCAGccaagtaattttttttttttttttaatgttctaaattcagacacacacacacatttcaaaaGTCACTCACCTGATTGGATTGGCCAGTGAGATAGGGCTCAAAGTCATTATCATGGACAGTTTCCTTCTGGTGGAGTGAGCCATTTTGCACTGAAACCGGAAAGACTGATAGTAGGGTTATTTATCACTGTGTGTCAAATAGACAGACACACATGTACATGTCTTTCTCCTTCAttcaataaaaatatatacatgctGAGAAGACCATAGAAATCTGATGTTAGCAATGTTGTTCTGCAGTCAGTACTGATTAACGCTTGGGTGTGTAAAAGCTGAAAGACATAAAATGCATAACAAGACATGCATCACTGACATAACAAGACAGCACTGTATTTACACCGCAggtgcattgtttgtaactcagTCCGTGCATGGTCAGTGCTTGCTACCGGCAACCAGCTGAGCTACCTAACTAGTCAAAAATTATTTAGCTAACATTAACTACAGTGATCTTACCTTTAGCGTCTTGTCCTTTTGAATTCTTCATTCCCGAGTAATTGGTTAACATGTAAAAGAGAGATCTGTTTTAGCTGTCTAATTAACATCCAACACAAACTCGCTGAAAATTAGAAGCTCGCTTACATTAACGTTAGTTACCTAACTTTACTAGCTAGCCAACAACCAGTTTCCTAGCTAACTAAACACATTGCGTTAGCACAGAACCACAACTTACTAGAGCTGGTAAACCGCTGAAACTGAGCCTGACAATATTAATAAGGAGAATACATGTGAAATACATAACGTTAGGTTTTTAGCAAACCACATAGCTAACCAACGTTAACTAGCTAGGAACGAAACGTGGCGATGGCTTCAAATTATTATTGGTATAAAAAGTCTGATTCATTACGTGTTAGCTAGCGGCTAACCTGCTAACTATAGtggagttagctagctagatggaATCACATCTCAGCAATTGGTGGATTGGGCGCACAACCAACCACCTTTCCTAAATGCAAGGCCTTGAGTCGACGCTGAGTGGATTTTTTCCGGGAAATACAGTCTGCCTACCTGAGGGTCAATACTTGTAGCAGACATAATTCATGAAGCAAGCCACTGGATTTGTGTAGAGCGTTTCAATTAGACGCGTTCCCTCAAAACCTGCGTTTTATTCGTatcccagtacagtagctagcaagctaatcaGCAAGATGTTTTCCTTCGTTACGGTCAGCAGCAAGCTAACTCAAACTACTGTTCAAAGGCTCAATTCTGCCAGTCCCCCTATGTTTACGTAAATCCAATTTGGAGATAGTCCTGGTGGTTTCAAAGGGTCCACTGTTAGGATTAATCCAATGTATTTTTGCTTTTTCCCCCTTATCCACCAAATtgcagttattgtgctgatggcCCTGTTCACTTCCCCCAATAGCAGGTTCATCCGGGGTCTAAATGAAGGGGATTGACGTCAGCGGCACACCAGGCGCGGTGCCTCAACGACAAAACGTCGGAAGTCATGCATCTTCAATAGGAGGACTGCGGTAATCGCGTTTCAGAAATATCACTTGTGATCTTTAATGTTCTGCCGCGATGACGAGTCAGCGCGCTAACCAATCCAACGGAAGAGTGATGGGGACATTCTGAAAAGGGACGATTTATTTGGGGCACAATCTACTAGAATTAAGGTATTAAGGCTTTCATAATAACATTTAAAACCTTCACACTAGAGGAAATACTCTCAATAGAAATTTAGATATCATGTACATTATCTTGATGACTGTTACTACAAATATTCTGTATTAAACATTGCACTGAAGCCATTTAGTGATCTTTTTTCCCCTTCCACTCACACTTTTTAAAGACTCTGTTGTGTTTCTCACAAACATTAAGTTATATCTTGGTTATAAGTGTTTCATATAGAGAATGTAAAGCTGTATGTATTTATTATAGGCTCCAAGTAGACCTACAGCCCTGCAATCATTTTATAATATTCAGATTTGATGGACTGAACTCTTGAGTCGGGACTTGAATAATAGCCAGTGATACTCAATGATACTCAGTGGTTAacatgcaatttaaaaaaaatcaatagCAAGGCAAGTAAATGAGGAATATGAGTCAAAACATACCTGCACACATTGGCTAACAGAAAAGCACAGTTTATTCAAATAAAATTCACTTAAAGATACAGTCAGGGTCTTTTTTCCATCAGTGGCATGCAAATTTGAACAAAATTCAGAGGTAGGACTAAAAAATGTGAAGATGCTTTTTTACATGACAACCACTGACTTTAGATAATTTCTATCACAATATTGAAGATTATTAATAAAATGTCTTTATTTTCCTCTGCTATCTGGAATTTAATGTATGaactgcacacacacgcacacacacagggacactcatACCTTCACATAGGTCCAAATCCTAACTATAAATCTGTATACATAACTTTGATAATTTGCACATGACTCAAATGTTCATGCAAATCTTCCATTAACATCAATGTAGGACACACAATTATAGGGTTTGGTCCATTTTCAACAGTATGTGTAAATGCATATTTTTACAGATTGACActaacatatagattcaatggttgtaaagatggggagaggtctgtccgtaataaagagatgctctgcttttctGAAACCagactccaaaaagcaagttctgcaggctctagttttgtctaatcttgattatttttcagtcgtgtggtccagtgctgcaagaaAAGACATAGTTAacctgcagctggctcaaaacagagcagcatgttttgctcttaattgtaatcagagggctaatataaataaactcagcaaaaaaagaaacgtcactttttcaggacactgtctttcaaaaataattcgtaaaaatccaaataacttcacagatcttcattgtaaagggtttaaacactgtttcccatgcttgttcaatgaaccataaacaattaatgaacatgcacctgtggaacggtcgttaagacactaacagcttacagacggtaggcaaataaggtcccagttatgaaaacttaggacactaaagaggcctttctattgactctgaaaaacaccaaaagaaagatgcggaacgcacaatccctccatcagtgctcagactgtccgcaataggctgagagaggctggactgagggcttgtaggcctgttgtaaggcaggtcctcaccagacatcactggcaacaacgtcgcttatgggcacaaacccaccatcgctggatcAGCCACGACTGGCAAAAAGtgatcttcactgacgagttgcagttttgtctcaccaggggtgatggtcggattcgcgtttatcatcgaaggaatgagcgttacaccgaggcctgtactctgcagcgggatcgatttggaggtggagggtccgtcatggtctgg encodes:
- the LOC120061143 gene encoding YTH domain-containing family protein 1-like isoform X2, translated to MSATSIDPQNSKGQDAKVQNGSLHQKETVHDNDFEPYLTGQSNQNNSYQSMTDPYLSSYYAPSIGFPYPLSEAPWSTGGDPPIPYLTPYAPLSNGDHHFMHDTVFGQPGGLGSSIYPHRFNFFPENPAFSTWGTSGSQGQQTQSSAYGGSYSYPPSSLGGTLVPDGQTGFHSDTLSKAPGMNSLEQGMLGLKIGGDVSGNGSGVKSVGSVIGGGAVAQAVSTGNGGTPIGMPPPKPTSWAAIASKPAKPQQLKAKPGMPMGGALPPPPIKHNMDIGTWDNKGSISKVAPPLSHHQQQLHSHGHAHLPHGLPPPTQQSVQSAQSLVQQMTMGPPPPQSYQNHNSAPPPQTRWVAPRNRNPGYGGGSMDNSGSSSGGGGGVPPGSGPGLENHPVLDNLRAAHSYNPKEFDWNLKNGRVFIIKSYSEDDIHRSIKYSIWCSTEHGNKRLDSAFRAINAKGPVYLLFSVNGSGHFCGVAEMLSPVDYGTSAGVWAQDKWKGKFDVDWLFVKDVPNSQLRHIRLENNDNKPVTNSRDTQEVPLEKAKQVLKIIATYKHTTSIFDDFSHYEKRQEEEEVVRKTYEPAPIQRGSRLDQERQNRSKPQ
- the LOC120061143 gene encoding YTH domain-containing family protein 1-like isoform X1, which encodes MSATSIDPQNSKGQDAKVFPVSVQNGSLHQKETVHDNDFEPYLTGQSNQNNSYQSMTDPYLSSYYAPSIGFPYPLSEAPWSTGGDPPIPYLTPYAPLSNGDHHFMHDTVFGQPGGLGSSIYPHRFNFFPENPAFSTWGTSGSQGQQTQSSAYGGSYSYPPSSLGGTLVPDGQTGFHSDTLSKAPGMNSLEQGMLGLKIGGDVSGNGSGVKSVGSVIGGGAVAQAVSTGNGGTPIGMPPPKPTSWAAIASKPAKPQQLKAKPGMPMGGALPPPPIKHNMDIGTWDNKGSISKVAPPLSHHQQQLHSHGHAHLPHGLPPPTQQSVQSAQSLVQQMTMGPPPPQSYQNHNSAPPPQTRWVAPRNRNPGYGGGSMDNSGSSSGGGGGVPPGSGPGLENHPVLDNLRAAHSYNPKEFDWNLKNGRVFIIKSYSEDDIHRSIKYSIWCSTEHGNKRLDSAFRAINAKGPVYLLFSVNGSGHFCGVAEMLSPVDYGTSAGVWAQDKWKGKFDVDWLFVKDVPNSQLRHIRLENNDNKPVTNSRDTQEVPLEKAKQVLKIIATYKHTTSIFDDFSHYEKRQEEEEVVRKTYEPAPIQRGSRLDQERQNRSKPQ